Proteins encoded in a region of the Antedon mediterranea chromosome 2, ecAntMedi1.1, whole genome shotgun sequence genome:
- the LOC140041137 gene encoding ras-related protein Rab-5B-like — translation MDGGSGCVTKKYKLVLFGDAAVGKTSLVLQFVKGNFSNEPQEATIGVAFQSKIVCLQDSTVKFEIWDTAGSARYQGLAPMYYRGADAAIVVFDITNEDSFTKAKTWICTLQTQVKKSIILALAGNKSDLKYHKSVDRQKIQEFVEENDLVFMETSAKSGNNVTNMFLSIATKLVAQEKEKKALEDQASSSGHNTTSTTNTTTSAAVAADTLVDDNEVDGMSDGCCCCCCILL, via the exons ATGGATGGAGGGAGTGGATGTGTGACCAAGAAATACAAACTCGTTCTGTTCGGTGACGCAGCTGTTGGTAAAACAAGTTTAGTTTTACAGTTTGTTAAAGGAAACTTTTCAAATGAACCCCAGGAAGCCACCATAGGAG TTGCCTTTCAAAGTAAGATAGTGTGTCTTCAAGACTCGACAGTAAAGTTTGAGATTTGGGATACAGCCGGATCTGCGCGGTATCAAGGCTTGGCTCCGATGTATTACAGAGGTGCAGATGCCGCTATCGTCGTCTTTGATATCACGAATGAG gATTCTTTTACAAAAGCCAAGACGTGGATATGTACACTACAAACACAAGTTAAAAAGAGTATCATATTAGCTCTTGCTGGAAATAAATCTGATTTGAAATATCATAAATCTGTGGACAGGCAG AAAATACAAGAATTTGTTGAAGAGAACGATTTAGTATTCATGGAAACGTCAGCAAAAAGTGGAAATAACGTAACTAACATGTTTCTATCAATTG caACAAAACTTGTAGCACAAGAAAAAGAGAAGAAGGCCTTAGAAGATCAAGCAAGCAGCAGTGGACACAATACAACTAGTACAACGAATACTACGACGAGTGCGGCTGTGGCAGCTGATACACTCGTCGACGACAACGAAGTAGATGGCATGTCTGAtggttgctgctgctgctgctgtatCTTATTATAG